One genomic window of Candidatus Zixiibacteriota bacterium includes the following:
- a CDS encoding PQQ-binding-like beta-propeller repeat protein, with amino-acid sequence MTRLFLPLIIIAGLLVFSGCAKKYRLSRETAAPESAWVYPRKDIRASGQINSHFSGRLDLKWEVDVSEGPIGPMTIGAGTLVFTGSRRRIYFFDMKSGKSLGIYRARRNVPTGVVVVDSLAYLGVAPGCNEFLCLNLHSRKAVWSRNLKDVNGGPIIIDNRIYIGSDPGLLFCLDRLTGKVIWKQKVDGKCLAGPSGNNETVYFPLDNGTLTGFDAMNGAKVLEIKLGQPLVSKTVVGDRLYVAGIEGSLFAIDRGSGLVVWDRKFEYPIWTTPALDDGCLYLGDNGGIFRALKASDGSTLWEFESGGVIRGSAIVAGDYVLFPSLDRFLYCLDKQTGHLVSRREFKHGISFSAISDGKNIYVAADDGTIQCFGE; translated from the coding sequence ATGACAAGATTATTTCTTCCCCTGATAATTATCGCCGGTTTATTGGTTTTTTCCGGATGTGCCAAAAAATACCGCCTTTCGAGGGAAACTGCCGCCCCGGAAAGCGCCTGGGTTTACCCTCGAAAAGATATCCGGGCCAGTGGTCAGATCAATTCCCATTTTTCCGGTCGCCTTGATCTGAAATGGGAAGTCGATGTGTCCGAGGGCCCTATCGGCCCCATGACGATTGGAGCCGGGACTCTCGTTTTTACTGGTTCCCGAAGACGGATATATTTCTTTGATATGAAATCGGGGAAAAGCCTCGGAATTTACCGGGCCCGCCGCAATGTTCCCACCGGGGTGGTGGTGGTCGATTCTCTGGCCTATCTGGGAGTGGCTCCCGGTTGCAATGAGTTTTTATGTCTTAATCTCCATAGTCGAAAAGCAGTCTGGTCCAGAAACTTAAAGGATGTCAACGGGGGGCCGATAATTATAGATAACCGAATATATATCGGCTCGGACCCGGGTTTGCTTTTCTGTCTTGACCGTCTGACAGGAAAAGTCATCTGGAAACAGAAAGTGGATGGCAAATGCCTGGCCGGACCGAGTGGTAATAATGAGACGGTTTATTTCCCGCTCGACAACGGGACCCTGACAGGATTTGATGCAATGAATGGTGCGAAGGTGCTGGAAATAAAACTGGGTCAACCGCTGGTATCGAAGACCGTCGTGGGAGATCGGCTATATGTGGCGGGGATCGAGGGAAGTCTTTTTGCCATCGACCGCGGCTCCGGTCTGGTCGTTTGGGATCGGAAATTCGAATATCCGATCTGGACAACGCCTGCCCTGGATGACGGATGCCTGTACCTGGGTGATAACGGAGGGATCTTTCGGGCCCTGAAGGCCTCCGATGGTTCGACTCTCTGGGAATTCGAGTCCGGCGGAGTGATCCGTGGTTCTGCCATTGTCGCGGGTGATTACGTTTTATTCCCATCTCTGGACAGATTCCTGTATTGTCTGGATAAACAGACCGGCCATCTCGTGTCTCGCCGGGAATTCAAGCACGGCATCAGTTTCTCGGCCATAAGTGACGGGAAAAATATTTATGTTGCGGCGGATGACGGTACCATTCAGTGTTTTGGAGAATGA